The following proteins are co-located in the Actinomycetota bacterium genome:
- a CDS encoding cytochrome P450, with the protein WFTPKRIETMRERVAELVTDLVEPMTEAGGGEFMSQIARKIPGTVFCWMLGADPAEGDRLYGISEIILRAFSGDPALANEVGRAAADMRIFVEEVISAKRGNPGDDLLTIMLQAVDDGDLTDEDVRTLSFEMLSASTDNTANAAGLALIVLARNPDQWKTLRGDPSGLARKAVEECMRVEPRVRAGRKWTPAPAMLLDFEVPADTILVLDLVSAHHDPSIFPEPHVVDITREHAKPQLNFGTGRHYCLGAALARMELQVVLERLSTDWAELALDGEPVVHSDARALDFGVRNLPITLTRSNGG; encoded by the coding sequence GCTGGTTCACCCCCAAGCGCATCGAGACGATGCGCGAGCGGGTCGCGGAGCTCGTGACCGATCTCGTCGAACCGATGACGGAAGCAGGTGGCGGCGAGTTCATGTCGCAGATCGCGCGGAAGATCCCCGGCACCGTCTTCTGCTGGATGCTCGGGGCGGATCCGGCCGAAGGCGACCGCCTGTACGGCATCTCGGAGATCATCCTGCGCGCCTTCAGCGGCGACCCGGCCCTTGCGAACGAGGTTGGACGGGCGGCGGCCGACATGCGCATCTTCGTCGAAGAGGTCATAAGCGCGAAGCGCGGGAACCCCGGGGACGACCTCCTGACGATCATGCTCCAGGCCGTCGACGACGGTGATCTGACCGACGAGGACGTCCGCACTCTCAGCTTCGAGATGTTGAGCGCATCGACCGACAACACCGCGAACGCCGCAGGGCTCGCGCTCATCGTCCTCGCTCGGAATCCCGATCAATGGAAGACCCTGCGAGGAGATCCCTCCGGCCTCGCCCGCAAAGCGGTCGAGGAGTGCATGCGCGTCGAACCGCGGGTGCGCGCCGGGCGGAAGTGGACGCCCGCCCCGGCGATGCTGCTCGACTTCGAAGTGCCGGCCGACACGATCCTCGTGCTCGATCTCGTCTCCGCTCACCACGACCCATCGATCTTCCCGGAGCCGCACGTCGTCGACATCACCCGTGAGCACGCGAAGCCGCAGCTCAACTTCGGCACCGGCCGTCACTACTGCCTCGGAGCCGCCCTCGCGCGGATGGAGCTGCAGGTCGTGCTCGAACGGTTGAGCACGGACTGGGCCGAGCTGGCTCTTGACGGCGAGCCGGTCGTGCATTCGGATGCGAGGGCGCTCGACTTCGGGGTGCGGAACCTTCCGATCACATTGACCCGGTCCAACGGCGGATAG
- a CDS encoding ABC transporter substrate-binding protein, with protein sequence MSAVRKSGGRKLYWVLLGVALGLMIANLVPAGRVTSIVAAQNGEDGTPGDPGTVTGTTGPGGIASPGARSGPGVSGPLGTSGPGGGPKGGPAVNVRGVTATKIKIGIGIPDIGVIKALGPNYDVGDPREQMEAVLQGWKDRGLVPVNGRDVEFDYRSYDIVGTQQQRAACEGWATDDKVFAVLAVSNFWAHADCLTKEYRIPLLSSDGYTEDTWNVSGNRLFTLMPSTDKIFRNWMHWAHHRGLLAGKRIGLYYSGAAADVAVINRTIKAELKRLGYGPQIVVEVTASNVATGAPEDTIAADKFCAEDVTLAILVAGALNQTNFMYEADSQNCHPDYIEGDFLFSTNDTAAHTFPPGQADGIYGMTSYRFGEISAGMGLSAPGQACADNYAKYSGRQVNYKEAPAEWMFMEQGCDSASVLLKALQRAGKNLTEASFFAAMNQTRNEVMGVHSNVTFNASKYGGIDNQRTVQWHASCTCWKALGKFEPFYVP encoded by the coding sequence GTGAGCGCCGTTCGGAAGAGCGGCGGGCGAAAGCTCTACTGGGTGCTGCTCGGGGTCGCGCTCGGGCTGATGATCGCGAACCTCGTCCCGGCCGGCCGCGTGACGTCGATCGTCGCGGCGCAGAACGGCGAGGATGGAACGCCGGGGGACCCCGGAACGGTCACCGGCACCACCGGGCCCGGCGGAATCGCTTCGCCGGGAGCTAGGTCGGGACCGGGCGTCTCCGGCCCCTTGGGCACGTCGGGCCCGGGAGGCGGTCCCAAAGGTGGCCCGGCGGTCAACGTGCGTGGCGTTACCGCGACCAAGATCAAGATCGGGATCGGGATCCCCGACATCGGTGTGATCAAGGCGCTCGGCCCCAACTACGACGTCGGCGACCCGCGCGAGCAGATGGAGGCCGTGCTCCAGGGGTGGAAGGACCGCGGGCTGGTGCCGGTCAACGGACGCGACGTCGAGTTCGATTACCGCAGCTACGACATCGTCGGCACTCAGCAGCAGCGCGCCGCCTGCGAGGGATGGGCGACCGACGACAAGGTGTTCGCCGTCCTCGCGGTGTCGAACTTCTGGGCGCACGCCGACTGCTTGACCAAGGAATACCGCATCCCGCTCCTCAGTTCCGACGGCTACACCGAGGATACGTGGAATGTGAGCGGCAACCGCCTCTTCACGCTGATGCCGTCTACCGACAAGATCTTCCGGAACTGGATGCACTGGGCGCACCACCGCGGGCTGCTGGCCGGCAAGCGGATCGGGCTCTACTACTCGGGCGCCGCTGCAGACGTCGCGGTGATCAACCGCACCATCAAAGCTGAGCTGAAGCGTCTAGGATACGGCCCCCAGATCGTCGTCGAGGTCACCGCGTCCAACGTCGCGACCGGCGCGCCCGAGGACACGATCGCCGCGGACAAGTTCTGCGCTGAGGACGTGACCCTCGCGATCCTCGTCGCCGGTGCGCTGAATCAGACGAACTTCATGTACGAGGCCGACTCGCAGAACTGTCATCCCGACTACATCGAGGGCGACTTCCTGTTCTCGACGAACGACACCGCCGCGCACACGTTCCCGCCGGGACAGGCGGACGGCATCTACGGCATGACGAGCTACCGCTTCGGCGAGATCAGCGCCGGCATGGGCCTGAGCGCGCCGGGCCAGGCCTGCGCGGACAACTACGCGAAGTATTCGGGCAGGCAGGTGAACTACAAGGAAGCGCCGGCCGAGTGGATGTTCATGGAGCAGGGATGCGACAGCGCATCGGTTCTGCTGAAGGCGCTCCAGCGTGCCGGGAAGAACCTCACGGAAGCGAGCTTCTTCGCCGCCATGAACCAGACGCGTAACGAGGTCATGGGCGTGCACTCCAACGTCACGTTCAACGCGAGCAAGTACGGCGGCATCGACAACCAGCGCACCGTCCAGTGGCACGCGAGTTGCACCTGCTGGAAGGCCCTGGGCAAGTTCGAGCCGTTCTACGTCCCATGA
- a CDS encoding ATP-binding cassette domain-containing protein — MGTIAAYALPGTSFELPPEMILGLVTGLTYALMGMGLTLVYKSSRVLNFAHGQMGAIVALLVPLLVINHHVNYWISLLAALSAAAALGALIEIRVVRKLERAPRLLMLVATIGISQLLYVLEAFIPKGRLGSSKFPVPFDWTIEIGGVVLGPGEILILLLVPLLAFGLAVFLRRTKVGLASRAAAENIDAARLAGVPVHRASLAIWIAAALFAGIGTILIGPTRPLAEATIGPGLILRGLAAAMFGGLVSLPLAFAGGIAIGLIEFLVVWNYPTGGVLEVVLFLIIAGSFLVRRSLGQMGRGGEGSSWSFGGVVRQLDPRVLALPRIQAIRRGSIALIVLGAVLAPLALNNSQRILLASVALFGMMGCSLVILTGYAGQVSLGQFAFVGIGAIVGGRMQQLGYPAGAALVWAVLAGGLAAVIVGLPALRIRGLFLAVTTLSFSVASIPFLLNQSWLVRTIEGQSSLEIERPRFLGIDFQKPLSYYWLCLGMLAFVGMIVSHLRRTGVGRSMIAVRDNEAAAATLSIDPRRSKLTAFVLSGMIASLAGYLFGGMLVQFGARTDIIFGPAESLTVLGMAILGGVTTVTGVLFGAFWAKATEYWFAPLVGSTAGPRFGVLFAGLGILGTALYYPQGAAAQLFEWRDRFFVRLAGGRVEPRIAKPDAQIRPKLEAKAVATEPVAAAPIEAQGVFVRFGGIVALDRVTVTAGEGEIVGLIGPNGAGKTTLFDVLSGQLRPTEGRVLLGGEDITKLRPEQRARLGLGRTFQEARLFDELSVTDVFKLALESSDPSELVPSLLSLPPSRAAERAKAMRAGEVVEMLGLGDFAHRSVAELSTGTRRFVELGCMIAMGAPVLLLDEPTAGIAQREVEAFRPVLREVRDHLGATMILIDHDIPMMMGLVDRVYALASGEIIAEGSPEQVRDDPNVIASYLGSDERLIQRSGTAAPKVVAT; from the coding sequence ATGGGCACGATCGCGGCGTACGCGCTCCCAGGGACGAGCTTCGAGCTTCCCCCGGAGATGATCCTCGGGCTCGTGACCGGGCTCACTTACGCGCTCATGGGGATGGGGCTGACCCTCGTCTACAAGAGCAGCCGCGTGCTCAACTTCGCCCATGGGCAGATGGGCGCGATCGTCGCGCTGTTGGTTCCGCTGCTTGTGATCAATCATCACGTCAACTACTGGATCTCGCTGCTCGCCGCGCTCAGCGCGGCCGCCGCGCTCGGCGCGTTGATAGAGATCCGCGTCGTCCGCAAGCTCGAGCGCGCTCCTCGTCTGCTCATGCTGGTCGCGACGATCGGCATCTCGCAGCTCCTGTATGTGCTCGAGGCGTTCATCCCCAAGGGTCGGCTCGGGAGTTCGAAGTTCCCGGTGCCGTTCGACTGGACCATCGAAATCGGAGGCGTCGTTCTGGGGCCTGGGGAGATCCTGATCCTGCTCCTCGTGCCGCTGCTCGCCTTCGGACTCGCGGTCTTCCTGCGACGAACGAAGGTCGGACTCGCGAGCCGCGCCGCCGCGGAGAACATCGACGCGGCGCGGCTCGCCGGTGTACCGGTTCATCGCGCTTCGCTGGCCATCTGGATCGCCGCGGCCCTGTTCGCCGGCATCGGGACGATCTTGATCGGGCCGACGCGTCCGCTGGCGGAAGCGACGATCGGGCCGGGGCTTATCCTGCGCGGCCTTGCCGCGGCGATGTTCGGGGGACTGGTGAGTCTGCCGCTCGCGTTCGCCGGCGGGATCGCGATCGGGCTTATCGAGTTCCTCGTCGTCTGGAACTACCCGACCGGCGGCGTCCTCGAGGTCGTCCTCTTCCTCATCATCGCCGGAAGCTTCCTGGTTCGCCGGTCCCTCGGACAGATGGGGCGCGGCGGCGAGGGCAGCTCGTGGTCGTTCGGCGGGGTCGTCCGGCAGCTCGATCCGCGCGTGCTCGCGCTGCCGCGTATCCAGGCGATCCGCCGGGGATCGATCGCGCTGATCGTGCTCGGCGCGGTTCTGGCGCCGCTGGCTCTCAACAACTCGCAGCGGATCCTGCTGGCGAGCGTGGCCCTTTTCGGGATGATGGGCTGCTCGCTCGTGATCCTGACCGGATACGCCGGGCAGGTCTCGCTTGGGCAGTTCGCGTTCGTTGGGATCGGCGCGATCGTCGGCGGCCGCATGCAGCAGCTCGGGTATCCGGCCGGAGCGGCGCTGGTTTGGGCCGTGCTCGCCGGCGGGCTCGCGGCGGTGATCGTGGGCTTACCGGCCTTACGGATCCGCGGGCTCTTCCTGGCGGTGACGACGCTGTCGTTCTCGGTCGCGAGCATCCCGTTCTTGCTCAATCAAAGCTGGCTCGTTCGGACGATCGAAGGTCAGAGCTCGCTCGAGATCGAGCGGCCGAGGTTCTTGGGCATCGACTTCCAGAAGCCGCTGTCCTACTACTGGCTGTGCCTCGGGATGCTGGCCTTCGTCGGGATGATCGTCTCGCATCTGCGGCGGACCGGCGTCGGGAGGTCCATGATCGCGGTCCGTGACAACGAGGCGGCGGCTGCGACGCTTTCGATCGACCCGCGGCGATCCAAGCTCACCGCCTTCGTGCTCTCGGGGATGATCGCGAGCCTCGCAGGCTATCTGTTCGGCGGCATGCTGGTTCAATTCGGCGCGCGCACAGACATCATCTTCGGGCCGGCGGAGTCGCTGACGGTCCTGGGGATGGCCATACTCGGTGGCGTTACGACGGTCACCGGCGTCCTCTTCGGAGCGTTCTGGGCGAAGGCAACCGAGTATTGGTTCGCGCCGCTCGTCGGGTCGACGGCCGGCCCGCGGTTCGGCGTGCTGTTCGCCGGTTTGGGTATCCTCGGCACGGCTCTCTATTACCCGCAAGGCGCGGCCGCTCAGCTGTTCGAGTGGCGTGATCGATTTTTCGTGAGGCTCGCGGGCGGGCGCGTGGAGCCGCGGATCGCCAAGCCCGACGCACAGATCCGCCCCAAGCTGGAGGCGAAGGCCGTCGCGACCGAGCCCGTCGCCGCCGCACCGATCGAGGCCCAGGGGGTTTTTGTCCGGTTCGGGGGTATCGTCGCGCTCGATCGCGTAACGGTCACCGCCGGCGAGGGTGAGATCGTCGGTCTCATCGGGCCGAACGGCGCCGGCAAGACGACCCTCTTCGATGTCCTGTCCGGTCAGCTGCGGCCGACGGAAGGGCGTGTGCTGCTCGGCGGAGAGGACATTACGAAACTTCGCCCTGAACAGAGGGCTCGGCTCGGACTCGGTCGAACCTTCCAGGAGGCCCGGCTGTTCGATGAGTTATCTGTGACCGATGTCTTCAAACTGGCGCTCGAATCCTCAGATCCATCCGAGCTCGTCCCGTCGCTGCTCTCGCTGCCTCCTTCCCGGGCAGCGGAGCGCGCTAAGGCGATGCGCGCGGGTGAGGTCGTTGAGATGCTCGGGCTGGGCGACTTCGCGCATCGAAGCGTCGCCGAGCTCTCGACCGGCACGCGCCGCTTCGTGGAGCTCGGCTGCATGATCGCCATGGGCGCCCCTGTGCTCTTGCTCGACGAGCCGACGGCCGGCATCGCGCAGCGAGAGGTCGAGGCGTTCCGCCCCGTCCTGCGCGAGGTTCGCGATCACCTCGGCGCAACGATGATCCTGATCGACCACGACATCCCGATGATGATGGGCCTCGTGGACCGGGTATACGCGCTGGCGTCGGGGGAGATCATCGCGGAGGGCTCTCCGGAACAGGTGCGCGACGACCCGAACGTCATCGCCTCGTACCTTGGGTCGGACGAGCGTCTCATCCAGCGGTCCGGCACGGCTGCGCCGAAGGTGGTCGCGACGTGA
- a CDS encoding nucleoside phosphorylase, which produces MSGDLPITGIPREGLPKLALVTGDPDRISFIAKMLDGSREVASRREYVSCVGSWKGVELVVCSHGVGAPGAILAFHELATAGVGTFVRAGTCGGLVESIADGDLVIATSAVRRDGVTDQMVDETFPAVSDAGVVSALERAASRSGHPWHRGIVLTQAMFFPGVLDDRIAAYAQEGAIAVEMELSALLVLASMKGLRAGGVLTSDGNPMTSSGPESYDPHRIVVQEGIRAMFNVALDALHDLADAS; this is translated from the coding sequence TTGAGCGGCGACCTGCCGATCACCGGCATCCCTCGCGAAGGACTTCCGAAGCTCGCGCTCGTCACCGGCGACCCCGATCGCATCTCGTTCATCGCGAAGATGCTCGACGGCTCGCGCGAGGTCGCGTCGCGGCGCGAATACGTTAGCTGCGTCGGTTCGTGGAAGGGCGTGGAGCTCGTCGTGTGCTCGCACGGAGTCGGCGCTCCCGGCGCGATCCTGGCCTTCCATGAGCTCGCCACCGCCGGGGTCGGCACGTTCGTTCGCGCAGGGACCTGCGGCGGCCTCGTTGAATCCATCGCGGACGGCGATCTCGTCATCGCCACATCAGCCGTCCGACGCGACGGAGTGACCGATCAGATGGTTGACGAGACCTTTCCCGCTGTGAGCGATGCAGGCGTGGTGTCGGCGCTCGAGCGCGCCGCCTCGCGTTCCGGACATCCGTGGCACCGAGGCATCGTGCTCACGCAGGCGATGTTCTTCCCCGGCGTCCTTGACGATCGGATCGCGGCGTACGCCCAAGAAGGCGCGATCGCCGTCGAGATGGAGCTGTCGGCGTTGCTCGTCTTGGCGAGCATGAAGGGCTTGCGCGCCGGCGGCGTGCTCACGAGCGACGGCAACCCCATGACGTCGTCGGGCCCGGAGTCGTACGACCCGCACCGGATCGTCGTGCAAGAGGGGATCCGCGCGATGTTCAACGTGGCGCTCGATGCGCTGCATGATCTGGCGGATGCGAGCTGA